In one Janibacter cremeus genomic region, the following are encoded:
- a CDS encoding ParA family protein, producing MASEVTPPLDIEHEWTQNGPTGRPLPTFPEPQPLDSHGPARIIAMCNQKGGVGKTTTTINLGAALVEAGRRVLLVDFDPQGALSVGLGVPTHSLDTTIYDLLVSRGHDITEIIQHTSVEGLDVAPANIDLSAAEVQLVGEVAREQILARVLRPVVDDYDVILIDCQPSLGLLTVNALTAAHGVIIPLETEYFAMRGVALLVETINKITDRLNPALSIDGILGTMYDGRTLHSREVVESVVEHFGDKVFHTVISRTVKFPDATLAAEPITTYATGHSGANAYRQLARELISRGGSP from the coding sequence GTGGCATCCGAGGTGACGCCGCCGCTCGACATCGAGCACGAATGGACCCAGAACGGGCCGACCGGTCGACCCCTGCCGACCTTCCCGGAACCACAGCCGTTGGACTCCCACGGCCCGGCACGCATCATCGCCATGTGCAACCAGAAGGGCGGCGTCGGCAAGACGACCACGACGATCAACCTCGGCGCAGCGCTCGTCGAGGCCGGCCGTCGTGTCCTGCTCGTCGACTTCGACCCGCAGGGTGCGCTGTCCGTCGGTCTCGGCGTGCCCACGCACTCGCTCGACACGACGATCTACGACCTGCTCGTCTCCCGCGGCCACGACATCACCGAGATCATCCAGCACACCTCCGTCGAGGGCCTGGACGTCGCCCCGGCCAACATCGACCTGTCGGCCGCGGAGGTCCAGCTCGTCGGTGAGGTCGCCCGCGAGCAGATCCTGGCCCGCGTCCTGCGTCCAGTCGTCGACGACTACGACGTCATCCTCATCGACTGCCAGCCCTCCCTCGGGCTGCTCACCGTCAACGCGCTGACCGCCGCCCACGGCGTGATCATCCCGCTGGAGACGGAGTACTTCGCCATGCGCGGCGTCGCCCTCCTCGTCGAGACGATCAACAAGATCACCGACCGGCTCAACCCCGCCCTGAGCATCGACGGGATCCTCGGGACGATGTACGACGGTCGCACCCTGCACAGCCGCGAGGTCGTCGAGTCGGTTGTGGAGCACTTCGGCGACAAGGTCTTCCACACCGTCATCTCCCGGACGGTGAAGTTCCCCGACGCGACGCTCGCCGCCGAGCCGATCACCACCTACGCCACGGGCCACTCCGGCGCCAATGCCTACCGGCAGCTGGCCCGCGAGCTCATCTCGCGGGGCGGGTCTCCCTGA
- the xerD gene encoding site-specific tyrosine recombinase XerD — MERAVRTWLTQLDVERGVSAHTLTAYTRDARRYLDHLAARGVTAPTEVTEAHVADFLASLRSGDDEHPPLAASSAARSLTAVRGLHRFLALEGQTTHDPAEDVAPPAPPSRLPKAISVTEVTRLLDAAGAGDGALPLRDRALLEVLYGTGARISEAVGLDVDDLDLEVGAARLLGKGGKERIVPLGSYACEAVQAWLVRGRPELGAKGKAGPALFLNQRGARLSRQSAWAVITAAAERAGLTGHVSPHTLRHSFATHLLEGGADVRVVQELLGHASVTTTQIYTMVTVQQLREVYAQSHPRAR, encoded by the coding sequence ATGGAGCGGGCCGTGCGGACCTGGCTGACGCAGCTGGACGTCGAGCGAGGAGTCTCCGCCCACACCCTGACCGCCTACACCCGTGACGCACGGCGCTACCTCGACCACCTGGCGGCCCGGGGCGTCACCGCGCCCACCGAGGTCACCGAGGCCCACGTCGCCGACTTCCTCGCCTCGCTCCGCTCCGGTGACGACGAGCATCCGCCGCTGGCGGCCAGCTCGGCCGCCCGCTCCCTCACCGCCGTGCGCGGGCTGCACAGGTTCCTCGCCCTCGAGGGGCAGACCACCCACGACCCGGCCGAGGACGTCGCCCCGCCGGCGCCCCCTTCGCGCCTGCCCAAGGCCATCAGCGTCACGGAGGTCACCCGACTGCTCGACGCGGCCGGTGCCGGCGACGGGGCACTGCCGCTGCGCGACCGGGCGCTGCTCGAGGTGCTGTACGGCACGGGGGCCCGGATCTCGGAGGCGGTCGGTCTCGACGTGGACGACCTCGACCTCGAGGTGGGAGCGGCCCGGCTCCTCGGCAAGGGCGGCAAGGAGCGGATCGTGCCGCTCGGCTCCTACGCCTGCGAGGCCGTGCAGGCCTGGCTGGTGCGCGGGCGGCCCGAGCTGGGGGCGAAGGGGAAGGCGGGCCCGGCGCTCTTCCTCAACCAGCGCGGTGCCCGCCTGTCGCGGCAGAGCGCCTGGGCCGTCATCACCGCAGCCGCGGAACGCGCCGGTCTGACCGGGCACGTCTCGCCGCACACCCTCCGGCACTCCTTCGCCACGCACCTGCTCGAGGGGGGCGCCGATGTCCGCGTGGTCCAAGAGCTGCTCGGCCACGCCTCCGTGACGACCACGCAGATCTACACGATGGTGACCGTCCAGCAACTGCGTGAGGTCTACGCACAGAGTCATCCCCGCGCGCGCTGA
- a CDS encoding segregation and condensation protein A, producing the protein MDGADTAVPGGVITTRGSEKAFTVHLDNFEGPFDLLLGLISKHQLDITEIALARVTDEFMAHLRALQASEPAWDLGQTSEFLLVAATLLDIKAARLLPDTRETDEDDLELIEARDLLFARLLQYRAFKEVADHVEATMATTGRMTPRQAGLEPHLATLLPELVMNVTPEQLAMVAARTLTPKEPETVGLTHLHASAVSVREQALLVVDRLRTEGALSFRTLVRDADSTLMVVARFLALLELFRDQQVVFDQAEALGELDVRWTGSEEGTVDVGAEFDEGEAPPPSPDDGESNDE; encoded by the coding sequence GTGGACGGCGCCGACACCGCGGTCCCCGGCGGGGTCATCACCACACGCGGGTCCGAGAAGGCCTTCACCGTCCACCTGGACAACTTCGAGGGTCCCTTCGACCTGCTGCTCGGCCTGATCTCCAAGCACCAGCTGGACATCACCGAGATCGCGCTGGCCAGGGTCACCGACGAGTTCATGGCGCACCTGCGCGCGCTGCAGGCGAGCGAGCCCGCGTGGGACCTGGGGCAGACCAGCGAGTTCCTGCTCGTCGCCGCGACGCTGCTCGACATCAAGGCCGCCCGGCTGCTGCCCGACACCCGGGAGACGGACGAGGACGACCTCGAGCTGATCGAGGCCCGGGACCTGCTCTTCGCGCGGCTGCTGCAGTACCGCGCGTTCAAGGAGGTTGCCGACCACGTCGAGGCGACGATGGCCACGACCGGCCGGATGACCCCGCGTCAGGCCGGCCTCGAGCCGCACCTCGCCACGCTCCTGCCGGAGCTGGTCATGAACGTCACCCCCGAGCAGCTGGCCATGGTGGCCGCACGGACACTGACCCCCAAGGAGCCGGAGACCGTCGGCCTGACCCACCTGCACGCGTCTGCGGTGAGCGTGCGTGAGCAGGCGCTCCTCGTCGTCGACCGCCTGCGCACGGAGGGCGCGCTCTCCTTCCGGACGCTCGTCCGGGACGCGGACTCCACCCTGATGGTCGTCGCACGATTCCTGGCGCTGCTGGAGCTCTTCCGCGACCAGCAGGTCGTCTTCGACCAGGCCGAGGCGCTCGGCGAGCTGGACGTGCGGTGGACCGGGAGCGAGGAGGGCACCGTGGACGTCGGTGCCGAGTTCGACGAGGGGGAGGCACCACCCCCTTCGCCCGATGATGGAGAGAGCAACGATGAGTGA
- the scpB gene encoding SMC-Scp complex subunit ScpB — protein sequence MSEPTDHADPPVEADVPEPEGEDVQVAFDVGELPGGAKGAIEAVLMVVEEPVTDVALASVLELPVEEVRAVLAEIEDQYSGGEHGFTVRNVGGGWRFYSHAAYAPVVERFVLDGQQAKLTRASLETLAVIAYRQPVSRARVGAVRGVNVDGVVRTLLTRGLITEVTKDEESGATLYGTTAYFLERMGLNSLDDLPPLAPYLPDAAVLDDLVSEARP from the coding sequence ATGAGTGAGCCCACCGACCACGCCGACCCGCCCGTGGAGGCGGACGTGCCCGAGCCCGAGGGCGAGGACGTCCAGGTCGCCTTCGACGTCGGCGAGCTGCCCGGGGGAGCGAAGGGGGCGATCGAGGCCGTCCTCATGGTCGTCGAGGAGCCCGTGACCGACGTCGCGCTGGCGTCCGTGCTCGAGCTCCCCGTCGAGGAGGTGCGCGCCGTCCTGGCGGAGATCGAGGACCAGTACTCCGGCGGGGAGCACGGCTTCACCGTCCGCAACGTCGGCGGCGGGTGGCGCTTCTACAGCCACGCGGCCTACGCGCCGGTCGTCGAGCGCTTCGTCCTCGACGGGCAGCAGGCGAAGCTGACCAGGGCCTCGCTGGAGACCCTGGCGGTCATCGCCTACCGCCAGCCGGTCTCGCGGGCCCGGGTCGGAGCCGTGCGCGGGGTCAACGTCGACGGCGTGGTGCGTACCCTGCTGACACGCGGCCTGATCACGGAGGTCACCAAGGACGAGGAGTCCGGTGCGACCCTCTACGGGACGACCGCCTACTTCCTCGAGCGGATGGGGCTGAACTCCCTGGACGACCTGCCCCCGCTCGCCCCCTACCTTCCCGATGCCGCAGTGCTCGACGATCTCGTGAGTGAGGCCCGACCATGA